From one Paenibacillus terrae HPL-003 genomic stretch:
- a CDS encoding MarR family winged helix-turn-helix transcriptional regulator, which translates to MSVKPDDQDLALNLFVVLARAYNSVTSRTNRDIHSHGLNTTEFGVLDLLYYRGPQPLQKIGEKVLISSGNITYVVDKLQKKKLLTRRASQDDRRVIYAELTDEGRHFFEQIFPQHHRVIMETVDGLSVEEKEQAIHLLKKLGLTAEGQKSNG; encoded by the coding sequence ATGTCTGTAAAACCAGATGATCAGGACTTGGCGCTTAACTTGTTTGTTGTGCTGGCTCGAGCCTATAATTCGGTCACATCCCGCACGAATCGGGATATTCATAGTCATGGATTGAACACAACGGAATTTGGTGTGCTCGATCTGTTGTATTATCGCGGACCACAGCCCTTGCAGAAAATTGGGGAAAAGGTGCTGATCTCCAGCGGAAATATTACGTACGTCGTAGATAAGCTTCAGAAAAAAAAGCTGCTTACCCGGCGTGCATCACAAGATGATCGGCGTGTGATTTATGCTGAGCTGACTGACGAGGGACGTCATTTCTTTGAGCAAATATTTCCACAGCATCATCGCGTCATTATGGAGACAGTGGACGGCTTGTCTGTAGAAGAGAAAGAGCAGGCCATTCATCTGCTAAAAAAGTTGGGGCTAACGGCTGAGGGACAGAAAAGTAACGGCTAA
- a CDS encoding MDR family MFS transporter: MKEQLRSIHPLAWTIIAGTIFGRMATSMSIPFLSIYLTTRLGVSPFHTGIIVSVSSLVGIFASFYGGYISDRIGRRKVMLVSIASWALVFVAFALAEVAWAFFVINALNGLCRSLFEPTSRALLSDVTPKEKRLLIYNMRYAAINVGVVAGPLLGLMLGSASSGTPFMVAAGVYALYGVLLLIQFARYASDLRTGTTAGEAPLRMGEAFRTASRDPVFMPILLGTVFCVMGYAHSNSTMPQFLSLSFEEGTRWFTYMLTVNAVCVLVFQYPLVRLASRFSPVNSLIAGNICIAVSLLLCGMLNSGWLFILDMVLFTVGEVLLFTMLDVLIDQIADAQYKGTYFGTIGFNNLGSVLAPLFGGWLLDTYGQTAPLAVFVPVALSVVIGIPFLLVARRRLAQRTARIAARGGESVQQLSS; the protein is encoded by the coding sequence ATGAAAGAACAGTTGCGTTCGATTCACCCATTGGCTTGGACGATTATTGCGGGTACTATATTTGGTCGGATGGCGACATCCATGAGTATCCCGTTTTTGTCCATTTATTTGACCACCCGGTTGGGAGTATCCCCTTTCCATACAGGGATAATCGTATCGGTCAGTTCATTAGTTGGCATTTTTGCCAGCTTTTATGGCGGCTACATTTCCGACCGGATCGGACGGCGTAAAGTGATGCTGGTGTCCATCGCCAGTTGGGCGCTTGTATTCGTGGCTTTTGCGCTGGCTGAAGTGGCCTGGGCCTTTTTCGTCATCAATGCTCTGAATGGTCTGTGCAGATCTTTGTTCGAGCCAACCTCGCGGGCGCTGTTATCAGATGTAACCCCCAAGGAAAAAAGACTGCTCATCTACAATATGAGATATGCGGCGATTAATGTAGGTGTGGTGGCAGGGCCGTTGCTTGGTTTGATGTTAGGATCGGCATCCTCGGGTACACCGTTTATGGTAGCGGCTGGTGTGTATGCGTTGTACGGAGTGTTGCTGCTGATCCAATTTGCTCGGTATGCATCGGATCTGCGTACAGGGACAACGGCGGGAGAGGCTCCACTGCGGATGGGCGAGGCGTTCCGTACAGCCAGTCGTGATCCGGTGTTTATGCCGATTTTGCTGGGCACCGTATTTTGCGTCATGGGTTATGCTCATTCCAATTCCACAATGCCTCAATTCTTGTCCTTATCCTTCGAGGAAGGAACCCGGTGGTTTACATATATGCTTACAGTCAACGCGGTGTGTGTATTGGTTTTTCAATATCCGCTTGTACGGCTGGCAAGCCGTTTTTCCCCGGTGAATTCCTTGATTGCCGGAAATATATGTATTGCGGTCAGCCTATTGCTATGCGGTATGTTAAATTCGGGCTGGTTGTTTATACTGGATATGGTGCTGTTTACAGTGGGCGAAGTGCTGTTGTTCACGATGCTGGACGTATTGATTGACCAAATTGCAGATGCTCAATATAAAGGGACCTATTTCGGTACGATTGGCTTTAACAATCTGGGTAGCGTGCTTGCTCCTTTGTTTGGTGGATGGCTGCTGGATACCTATGGTCAAACAGCGCCGCTTGCCGTTTTTGTTCCCGTTGCGCTGTCGGTCGTGATAGGCATTCCGTTCCTGCTGGTCGCACGCCGCCGTCTGGCGCAGCGTACAGCCCGGATCGCGGCTCGAGGAGGGGAGTCCGTGCAGCAACTGTCATCATAG
- a CDS encoding nucleotidyltransferase family protein yields MKPEEDVLRIIQYMNDPQVLEDLRYVRELRLPQGCIAAGYVRNRVWDKLHGYTTSTPLNDIDVIYFDPKNTLEERDEHLELSLNRKQAGRNWSVKNQARMHLRNGAAPYASVEDAMSRWPETATAVAVRLNDEDQMEIVCPHGLNDLLDMRVRQSPLFRHTTAFHQRVFEKQWLDNWPLLILEN; encoded by the coding sequence GTGAAGCCGGAAGAAGATGTGCTACGAATCATACAATATATGAATGATCCGCAGGTGTTGGAAGATTTGCGTTATGTGCGGGAGCTGAGGCTGCCGCAAGGCTGTATTGCCGCAGGTTATGTACGTAATCGGGTATGGGACAAGCTGCATGGTTATACAACTTCGACGCCTTTGAATGATATAGATGTTATCTATTTTGACCCGAAAAATACGCTGGAGGAACGGGACGAGCACCTTGAGCTGTCCTTGAACCGCAAGCAGGCGGGACGCAACTGGTCTGTTAAAAATCAGGCGCGGATGCATCTTCGCAACGGAGCAGCTCCTTATGCTTCGGTAGAGGATGCGATGAGCCGCTGGCCTGAGACGGCTACGGCAGTAGCGGTTAGATTGAATGACGAGGACCAAATGGAGATCGTCTGTCCGCATGGATTAAATGATCTGCTGGATATGCGGGTACGCCAAAGTCCATTGTTCCGCCACACGACAGCTTTTCATCAGCGTGTATTTGAGAAGCAGTGGCTGGATAACTGGCCGTTGCTTATTTTAGAGAACTAG
- a CDS encoding GNAT family N-acetyltransferase, which yields MFKNIKTDSDREEVLELLTYAVLDHPERGEAALRTYQASDDWKLFGVEDEGLIVGIVGFEEQEDGTTVIRHLAVLPENRHRGYARGMLLTLIQERNPKRLTVDTDAEGADFFRNVGFAVYGSEDLSEDGQFHCVYEMDEE from the coding sequence ATGTTTAAAAATATAAAAACAGATTCAGATCGTGAGGAGGTTCTGGAGCTGCTAACCTACGCCGTGCTGGATCACCCTGAACGCGGAGAGGCAGCTTTACGTACCTATCAAGCCTCGGATGACTGGAAGCTGTTCGGTGTCGAAGATGAAGGGCTTATTGTAGGTATTGTCGGATTTGAGGAGCAGGAGGATGGAACCACCGTAATCCGGCATCTGGCCGTGTTGCCCGAAAACCGTCACAGAGGATATGCCAGAGGGATGCTGCTTACGCTCATTCAGGAGCGTAATCCGAAACGGCTGACTGTGGACACGGATGCGGAAGGGGCAGATTTTTTTCGCAACGTGGGCTTTGCCGTATACGGATCGGAGGACTTGTCCGAGGATGGGCAATTTCATTGTGTGTATGAAATGGACGAAGAATAA
- a CDS encoding GDSL-type esterase/lipase family protein — MGYHYTAIGDSLTTGAGTLLTGGFVPTYRRMAEKRLRTPVSYENLGINGLTSQELLSLIHNNPLFRSALSRAELITVTIGGNDLRPYVSALAGGSGSSASSIPQAVNRTKEHVRQIVHALYQIKSGQREPFIIRMVGLYNPLPGVRVAGIYVRQYNSFLATLGGPNYRVANIYPAFEGNERELLSLDRVHPNSRGYHVIAEELNRLGYSPLR, encoded by the coding sequence ATGGGTTACCACTACACGGCTATAGGAGATTCATTAACGACAGGTGCCGGGACGCTGCTGACTGGCGGATTTGTGCCTACCTATCGGCGGATGGCGGAAAAACGTCTTCGTACTCCAGTCAGTTACGAGAATCTGGGAATCAACGGACTGACATCGCAGGAACTGCTGTCTTTGATCCACAACAATCCGCTCTTTCGGTCGGCGTTGAGTCGGGCTGAACTCATAACGGTGACGATCGGCGGGAATGATCTGCGCCCATACGTCAGCGCCCTTGCTGGAGGCTCCGGTTCATCTGCATCGTCCATTCCGCAAGCGGTGAACCGCACGAAAGAACATGTACGCCAAATCGTACATGCCCTGTATCAGATAAAATCCGGCCAGCGTGAGCCATTTATCATTCGAATGGTGGGGTTGTATAATCCTTTGCCAGGCGTGCGGGTGGCGGGGATATATGTGCGCCAATATAACTCATTTCTCGCTACGCTGGGCGGTCCGAATTACCGGGTGGCGAACATTTACCCTGCGTTTGAGGGCAACGAAAGGGAACTGCTCTCGCTGGATCGGGTGCATCCGAACAGTCGCGGCTATCACGTCATTGCGGAGGAGCTGAATCGGCTTGGCTATTCACCATTACGGTGA